From Arcticibacter tournemirensis, one genomic window encodes:
- a CDS encoding pyridoxamine 5'-phosphate oxidase family protein has product MDSINQQQPEDNLKNLRGAEATKKMKELAENAATCFFCSSIKTGVPFSTRPMTVLKVDDDGNFWFLSSDDSFKNEELSHDPFVHLLFQGSAYSDFLNIYGIAEISKDKEKIRELWNPMLKTWFTEGEDDSRITVIKVDPSEGYYWDHKNGKAVAFIKQAAGAVLGKTYDDTIEGKLDIE; this is encoded by the coding sequence ATGGATAGTATAAATCAACAACAACCTGAAGATAATTTAAAGAACCTTAGGGGGGCTGAAGCTACTAAAAAAATGAAAGAACTGGCTGAAAATGCCGCTACCTGCTTCTTCTGCTCCAGTATTAAAACCGGAGTTCCTTTTTCAACACGTCCGATGACGGTATTGAAAGTTGACGATGACGGGAATTTTTGGTTCCTGAGCTCCGATGATAGTTTTAAAAATGAAGAATTAAGTCACGACCCATTTGTACACCTGTTATTTCAAGGCTCGGCATACAGTGATTTTCTCAATATCTATGGCATTGCTGAGATTAGCAAGGATAAAGAAAAGATCAGGGAACTGTGGAACCCAATGCTGAAAACATGGTTTACTGAGGGCGAGGACGATTCCCGGATTACAGTGATTAAAGTAGATCCGTCTGAAGGGTATTACTGGGATCATAAAAATGGCAAAGCAGTAGCTTTTATTAAACAAGCTGCAGGTGCTGTGTTAGGCAAAACTTATGACGATACAATTGAGGGTAAGCTTGATATAGAGTAA
- a CDS encoding DinB family protein, giving the protein MANKLEVWQRGSIPGIIPVLQPVAHALLQAREEVNEYMSDFPDELLWVRPAGLASVGFHLQHLSGVLDRVFTYARRESLTELQFFQLEEEGTDSREKYTVNDLVDRFNHQVDNALDQIKGTDESILTDYRGVGRAGLPSTVIGLLVHGAEHTMRHVGQLLVTAAVVRDNKK; this is encoded by the coding sequence ATGGCAAATAAACTTGAAGTTTGGCAAAGAGGCTCGATACCAGGTATTATTCCAGTATTGCAGCCGGTAGCTCATGCGTTGCTCCAGGCCAGGGAAGAGGTAAATGAGTATATGTCCGACTTTCCGGATGAATTGCTGTGGGTACGTCCGGCAGGGCTAGCCTCTGTTGGTTTTCATCTTCAGCATTTGAGCGGAGTGCTTGACCGGGTATTTACTTACGCCCGCAGGGAAAGCCTCACCGAACTGCAATTTTTCCAATTGGAAGAGGAGGGGACAGACTCAAGAGAAAAGTATACGGTAAATGACCTGGTTGATCGTTTCAATCATCAGGTAGATAATGCACTGGATCAGATTAAAGGCACGGACGAATCAATCCTGACAGATTACAGGGGAGTGGGCCGGGCGGGCCTTCCGTCAACAGTTATCGGCTTATTGGTTCATGGCGCCGAGCATACGATGCGTCATGTGGGGCAGCTACTTGTTACTGCGGCTGTAGTGAGAGATAACAAAAAATAG